A genomic segment from Kyrpidia tusciae DSM 2912 encodes:
- a CDS encoding zinc ribbon domain-containing protein, whose amino-acid sequence MPVLRNIISTKQRIGRFITGSPEMIRRTEEIYRAVLGFYLDVIHDNLDKLPGWDRNSGTRALERLTVRTEPRMNRKTGKPFGGNPDPPYPIDAVWPKFPAYLRRVIIAKAIGMAKSWHSNYQRWLRKKERIQNRNESRVAEGKKPIPFDEHPPKYPAAGHVGITFYKGDFKNLSLETDTIQLKVWDGSDWRFITVEVEPTRHSRKLHLDDSWEMTVPTVYEREGIFHLVTAFEKKSNVMKFTDYYRSKRPKVLAVDLNLGRKNRAVCALVGKDGTVHKVRHIGLTACNTTDVHHLLGLIARNVSGLGIVPKGHRPCKKLWRKVHAANDNYAHHVSKRLVDLAMEWDARVIVFENLKHFRPDRNKHGSARMRQRIGYWLHRRVMKYTTYKAKARGILVALISPKDTSTRCSLCGSLETSRAGNILACRNCGTVHNSHVNAAINIGMAWFIREEKRLQQKTA is encoded by the coding sequence ATGCCCGTGCTCAGAAATATCATTTCAACCAAACAGCGTATTGGGAGATTTATCACCGGTTCTCCGGAGATGATCCGACGGACAGAAGAAATCTACCGAGCCGTCTTGGGGTTTTACCTGGACGTGATCCATGACAATCTCGACAAACTGCCCGGGTGGGACAGGAATTCCGGCACAAGGGCGCTGGAAAGACTGACGGTTCGGACAGAACCGCGAATGAACAGGAAAACCGGGAAACCATTCGGTGGCAATCCCGACCCGCCTTACCCGATCGACGCCGTTTGGCCGAAGTTTCCCGCATATTTGCGCCGGGTGATTATCGCCAAGGCGATCGGCATGGCGAAGAGCTGGCATTCCAACTACCAGCGGTGGCTCAGAAAAAAAGAAAGGATACAGAACAGAAACGAAAGTCGTGTTGCCGAAGGCAAAAAACCAATCCCTTTCGACGAACACCCGCCGAAGTATCCGGCGGCGGGCCATGTGGGCATCACCTTTTACAAAGGCGACTTCAAGAATCTTTCGCTCGAAACCGACACGATTCAGCTAAAAGTCTGGGACGGGAGCGACTGGCGGTTCATCACCGTGGAAGTGGAACCCACCCGTCATTCAAGGAAGCTCCATCTGGATGATTCGTGGGAGATGACGGTGCCCACCGTTTATGAAAGAGAGGGTATCTTCCACCTGGTGACCGCCTTCGAGAAAAAGTCCAACGTAATGAAGTTCACCGACTACTACCGGTCCAAGAGGCCGAAGGTGCTGGCCGTGGACCTGAACCTGGGCCGCAAGAACCGGGCGGTGTGCGCCTTGGTGGGGAAGGACGGTACGGTTCACAAAGTCAGGCACATCGGCCTGACGGCGTGTAACACGACGGATGTCCACCACCTGCTGGGGCTCATTGCCCGGAACGTGAGCGGCCTGGGGATCGTCCCGAAGGGTCACCGGCCCTGCAAAAAGCTCTGGCGCAAGGTTCACGCGGCAAACGACAATTACGCCCACCATGTAAGCAAACGCCTGGTGGACCTTGCGATGGAGTGGGATGCTCGGGTCATTGTGTTCGAGAACTTGAAGCACTTCAGGCCGGACAGGAACAAGCACGGTTCGGCCAGGATGAGGCAGAGGATCGGTTACTGGTTGCACCGAAGGGTGATGAAATACACCACGTACAAAGCAAAAGCACGGGGGATTTTGGTTGCTCTTATCTCTCCGAAGGACACCAGCACCCGGTGTTCGCTGTGCGGCTCGCTGGAGACTTCGAGGGCCGGCAACATCTTGGCGTGCAGGAACTGCGGCACCGTTCACAACAGCCACGTGAATGCGGCCATCAACATCGGCATGGCCTGGTTCATCCGGGAGGAAAAGCGGTTGCAACAAAAGACCGCCTAA
- a CDS encoding ArsR/SmtB family transcription factor, with product MQNFTTAHGDFAVAQTQIYAKFFHGLANPTRLKIVETLLAGEMSVSQIVDAVGVSQSQVSNQLACLKWCGYVTSRKEGKYILYRISDERVRAILQLAKVIVADNAEHIRCCTRM from the coding sequence GTGCAAAACTTTACCACTGCTCACGGTGATTTTGCTGTAGCGCAAACGCAGATTTATGCGAAATTTTTCCACGGGTTGGCGAACCCCACACGACTAAAAATCGTAGAAACTTTGCTGGCCGGAGAAATGAGCGTCAGTCAGATTGTGGATGCCGTGGGAGTTTCCCAAAGCCAGGTATCCAATCAGCTTGCTTGTTTGAAATGGTGTGGGTACGTGACCTCCCGGAAAGAGGGGAAATACATCCTGTATCGCATTTCTGACGAACGGGTAAGGGCTATTTTGCAGCTGGCTAAGGTCATCGTGGCGGACAACGCCGAGCATATCCGGTGTTGCACGAGGATGTAG
- a CDS encoding IS607 family transposase: MKDTQYLPIGKVAKMLGLSVQTIRRWEKAGKIHSIRSPGNHRLFDVEEVRRLLGKPSGDRTAIYARVSSAKQKADSNLQRQRERLERYAEEREYDVVRVFSEQASGVGENRKQLAALLKLAEDGEIDRVLIEYPDRLARFGYRYLERFFESHGVTVESTHKTEPKTSQQELVEDLLTIITVFSARMYGKRSQEFRKKIGQAMKEMGGEGTGHGHQDDPDRDSQGGPSVQEGGAGEDQGHL, from the coding sequence ATGAAAGACACACAGTATCTACCGATCGGCAAAGTGGCAAAGATGCTGGGACTGAGCGTGCAGACGATCCGTCGCTGGGAAAAGGCCGGGAAGATTCATTCCATTCGTTCGCCCGGGAACCACAGGCTGTTCGACGTGGAAGAAGTGCGGCGGCTTTTGGGAAAACCCTCCGGGGACCGGACGGCAATCTACGCCCGGGTATCTTCGGCCAAACAAAAAGCAGACAGCAATCTCCAGCGGCAACGGGAACGGCTGGAGCGGTACGCGGAAGAACGCGAGTACGATGTGGTCCGGGTGTTTTCCGAACAGGCGTCGGGGGTGGGCGAAAACCGGAAACAACTGGCGGCCCTGCTCAAACTCGCCGAAGACGGGGAGATCGACCGGGTGCTGATCGAATACCCGGACAGGTTGGCTCGGTTCGGATACCGGTATCTGGAGCGGTTTTTCGAGAGCCACGGAGTGACGGTCGAGTCCACCCACAAGACCGAGCCGAAGACATCCCAGCAGGAGCTGGTGGAGGATCTGTTGACGATCATCACCGTGTTTTCAGCCCGGATGTACGGCAAGCGGTCGCAGGAGTTCCGGAAAAAGATTGGGCAGGCCATGAAAGAGATGGGAGGTGAGGGAACTGGTCACGGTCATCAAGACGATCCGGATCGGGATTCACAGGGAGGTCCATCGGTGCAAGAGGGAGGCGCTGGAG